A stretch of Lathyrus oleraceus cultivar Zhongwan6 chromosome 6, CAAS_Psat_ZW6_1.0, whole genome shotgun sequence DNA encodes these proteins:
- the LOC127094800 gene encoding uncharacterized protein LOC127094800, translating to MDCTLVKKIRYGTHKLSGEADDWLVDTRLRLETAGEEITWEGFRREFLRKYYLEDVRGKKEIEFLELKQGNLSVTEYAAKFTELAKFYPHYDGANAKFSKCIKFENGLCPEIKKVVGYQKIRVFADLIDSCRIFEEDNNAHYKILSEKRGRGQHSRGKPYETPVGKGKQKVIPGRRTSGGDAPANVICFKCGKPGHKSNVCRLGETRCFRCGMPGHAARDCKKKDVTTNEDGLIQGTCFINSIPLITIIDTGATHCFVAADCVERLGLSLSSLGRDMIVEVPAKGTVSTSLACKSCPLSIFGKDFVVDLVCLPLVGLDVVLGMDWLKSNYVHINCYNNTVRFSSAEEEGRT from the exons aTGGATTGCACTCTTGTGAAAAAGATCCGTTATGGAACTCATAAGCTGTCAGGTGAAGCCGATGATTGGTTGGTGGACACTCGTCTAAGGTTGGAAACTGCGGGCGAGGAGATTACTTGGGAAGGGTTTCGTAGagaatttctgaggaagtattatctAGAAGATGTGCGAGGAAAGAAAGAGATTGAATTCCTCGAGTTGAAGCAAGGGAACTTGTCAGTcacggagtatgctgctaagttcactgAATTGGCTAAGTTCTATCCTCACTATGATGGAGCCAATGCCAAATTCTCtaagtgcatcaagtttgaaaatggattgtGTCCGGAAATTAAGAAAGTTGTGGGATATCAAAAGATTCGCGTCTTTGCGGATCTGATTGATAGTTGTAGAATCTTTGAAGAGGACAACAATGCACACTATAAGATCTTGTCTGAGAAGAGAGGAAGGGGTCAACACAGCCGTGGTAAGCCATATGAAACTCCGGTTGGTAAAGGGAAACAGAAAGTGATTCCGGGTCGAAGAACAAGTGGGGGAGATGCTCCTGCTAATGTTATCTGTTTcaagtgtggaaagccgggtcacaAGAGTAATGTGTGTAGGCTTGGTGAAACGAGATGTTTCCGTTGTGGTATGCCGGGACATGCGGCTCGTGATTGTAAGAAGAAGGATGTT ACTACAAATGAAGATGGACTTATTCAAGGTACTTGTTTCATTAATAGCAttcctttaattactattattgataccggtgccACACACTGTTTTGTTGCTGCGGATTGTGTTGAAAGATTGGGTCTTTCTTTGTCTTCCTTGGGTAGAGATATGATTGTTGAGGTTCCCGCTAAGGGAACAGTATCTACGTCTCTTGCGTGTAAGAGTTGCCCCTTGTCAATATTTGGTAAAGATTTTGTAGTTGATCTTGTTTGTTTGCCGCTTGTCGGGTTGGATGTAGTATTGGGTATGGACTGGTTGAAATCCAACTATgtccatattaattgctacaacAACACTGTGAGGTTTTCTTCTGCCGAAGAAGAGGGAAGAACATAA